Proteins co-encoded in one Flavobacteriaceae bacterium MAR_2009_75 genomic window:
- a CDS encoding gliding motility-associated-like protein codes for MKNTLYIPLLFLSAGLCAQTALYNTGNLRIHNGGQIGFHTDLINNGSFDENQGLVGFYGTDFRNISGSLPPTFFDVEFMTQNGTFLDTPANVANNANFISGNVLTPRNQNATTLNFLDLGFSFGENDISKVDGYASMTNQQSFNFPVGDFGQLRQLILNSEGVNDLAKTAYFFEDPNSPSTFNSFNTNTKANGLGDISTTEFWRLEGAVPSSVQLSWNERSDIASLSRVVEEIVIVGWSKTTNQWEMLGGPASVGDLINGVAISGSFIPDDYEVLTFGAFGEPRDFLDLENYFVSPNGDGINDFLVIPELALSPNNHLMIFDRNGSKVFELSDYTNEFNGFSNQNNFVLGRDNGLPSGVYFYIVSLDDLSLEFQGFLYLAND; via the coding sequence ATGAAAAACACCCTGTACATACCCCTTCTATTTTTAAGTGCCGGTCTTTGTGCGCAAACCGCACTGTACAATACAGGTAACCTACGAATTCACAATGGGGGCCAAATTGGCTTTCATACCGACCTTATAAACAATGGCTCTTTCGACGAAAACCAAGGCCTAGTGGGTTTCTATGGTACCGATTTTCGTAACATTAGTGGTAGCCTACCTCCTACCTTTTTCGATGTGGAGTTTATGACCCAAAACGGTACTTTTTTAGATACCCCGGCCAATGTGGCCAACAATGCCAATTTTATTTCGGGCAACGTTTTGACCCCTAGAAATCAAAACGCGACTACCTTAAACTTTCTGGATCTAGGGTTCTCTTTTGGGGAAAACGATATCAGCAAGGTCGATGGGTATGCCAGCATGACCAATCAGCAAAGTTTCAACTTTCCCGTGGGTGATTTCGGGCAGCTACGCCAATTGATTCTGAACTCCGAGGGAGTGAACGACCTGGCCAAAACGGCCTACTTTTTTGAAGACCCGAATAGCCCCTCGACCTTTAACTCCTTTAATACCAATACCAAAGCGAACGGTCTGGGCGATATCAGTACTACCGAATTTTGGCGATTGGAAGGTGCCGTACCTTCTTCGGTACAACTCTCTTGGAACGAGCGAAGCGATATCGCCTCTTTAAGCCGAGTGGTCGAAGAAATTGTTATTGTCGGGTGGAGCAAGACTACCAATCAATGGGAAATGCTGGGAGGTCCGGCTTCGGTAGGTGACCTGATCAACGGGGTGGCCATTTCCGGCTCTTTTATTCCCGACGATTATGAAGTGCTCACTTTTGGGGCCTTCGGAGAACCACGTGATTTTCTTGATCTTGAAAATTACTTCGTTTCCCCGAACGGTGATGGTATCAACGATTTCTTGGTAATTCCTGAATTGGCATTATCACCCAATAACCACCTTATGATTTTTGACCGAAATGGTTCTAAAGTTTTTGAGTTGAGTGATTATACCAACGAGTTCAATGGCTTTTCAAACCAAAACAATTTCGTTCTCGGTCGTGATAACGGCTTACCTTCCGGGGTCTATTTTTATATTGTTTCCCTAGACGATTTAAGCCTCGAATTTCAAGGATTCCTATACTTAGCCAACGACTAA
- a CDS encoding carboxypeptidase-like protein, with protein sequence MVAQDLFYKKLEGRVYSKDGDVAATHVLNTTTQKATITDINGFFSIVVNLNDTLVFSAVQYKRKEVLVTLSVLESKLLMVPLEEALTELEEVVVMPYNLSGDVNRDLSRLTIEPVVTASTLGLPNAYAVFPSQAERLLNEATTGGGIIPLNPVLNAITGRTKMLKSRVARNEAYNRTQRVRSFYADSLYVSRFKIPQEKIDDFMYFCEVDPRFQATVDTHDRLKIWEFMRRKSISYRKNNNID encoded by the coding sequence ATGGTGGCCCAAGACCTTTTTTATAAAAAATTAGAAGGACGGGTTTATAGTAAAGATGGTGATGTTGCGGCCACCCATGTGCTGAACACTACTACACAAAAAGCTACGATTACCGATATCAATGGTTTTTTTTCCATTGTTGTTAATCTAAACGATACCTTGGTTTTCTCTGCGGTACAGTATAAACGTAAAGAAGTGCTAGTAACCCTTTCCGTATTGGAGAGTAAGCTATTAATGGTGCCTCTTGAAGAAGCATTGACCGAACTTGAAGAAGTGGTGGTTATGCCCTATAATCTTTCGGGTGATGTAAACAGAGATTTAAGTCGATTGACTATCGAGCCGGTCGTTACCGCTTCAACCTTGGGGTTGCCAAATGCCTATGCTGTTTTTCCGAGTCAGGCCGAACGGTTGCTTAACGAGGCTACCACGGGGGGTGGAATAATACCTCTTAACCCCGTATTAAATGCCATTACCGGCCGAACCAAAATGTTGAAATCACGGGTGGCCAGAAACGAGGCCTACAACAGAACACAGCGAGTGCGCAGCTTTTATGCCGATTCTTTATATGTTTCACGGTTTAAGATTCCTCAAGAAAAAATAGATGATTTTATGTATTTCTGTGAGGTAGATCCCCGCTTTCAAGCTACGGTAGATACCCACGATAGATTAAAAATATGGGAGTTTATGCGACGAAAAAGTATTTCTTACCGTAAAAACAACAATATCGATTGA
- a CDS encoding peptidase M1-like protein — protein sequence MNKFKYHFFSALFLFTAMLSAQEQEMQQEREPGHYNQSKFKQLYEEFATPNAYRSASGAPGPDYYQQQADYVMDIELDDKNAKIYGEETITYTNNSPDNLEYLWVQLDQNVRAKTSKSPLRNGGGVPMAEQAGSFVQKYFTEPFDGGFVIDHVKDSNGKPLKYTINQTMMRIDIAQPLKSKEQISFSIKWNYNIPDHTVNRARSGYEYFPEDGNRAYVIAQFFPRMAVYSDVEGWQNHQFWGSGEFALPFGDYEVNITVPDDHVLDATGVLQNRKEVFSKEMMNRYEKAKKSYDKPVLIVTQEEAEAAEKNVSEKKKTWKFKAKNVRDYGFATSRKFIWDMQVVKLGNRDVMAISMYPKEGNPLWEEYSTKAVAHTLKSYSAHTFDYPYPKAISVHAKNQGMEYPMICWNYGRPNEDGSYSDRVKYGMISVIIHEVGHNFFPMIVNSDERQWGWMDEGLDTFMQFVAEQEFGEIYPEAIEPNSKYPSRRGEPSKIVPYMSGDQSTIAPIMSNPENVYQLGPNAYGKPATALNILRETVMGRELFDHAFKTYSQRWKFKHPTPEDFFRTMEDASAVDLDWYWRGWFYTTDYVDIGVKGIKKYYVTDKPSKKMQEYMAARNITEAELPPLVYLAEEGSEDADPNLKGMAPTESSKTLKEFMMDNLTETERASVKEPKYFYEVTFDKPGGIPMPLIAEYTYADGTTKNITYPAEIWRKNDKEVSVVISSQVELTGIVVDPKMETADIDITNNAWPSKETPSEFDEMKENIKGE from the coding sequence ATGAATAAATTCAAGTATCACTTTTTTTCCGCTCTCTTTTTGTTCACGGCAATGCTAAGCGCCCAAGAGCAGGAAATGCAACAAGAAAGAGAACCGGGCCACTACAACCAGAGCAAGTTCAAACAGCTCTATGAAGAATTTGCAACCCCTAATGCCTATCGGTCTGCTTCGGGGGCTCCAGGTCCTGATTATTATCAACAACAGGCAGATTATGTAATGGATATAGAACTCGATGACAAAAATGCTAAAATTTACGGGGAAGAGACTATTACCTATACCAATAACTCGCCCGATAACCTAGAATATCTTTGGGTTCAGTTAGATCAGAATGTAAGGGCCAAAACTTCAAAATCTCCTTTAAGAAATGGGGGTGGGGTACCTATGGCCGAGCAAGCAGGTAGTTTTGTTCAAAAATATTTTACAGAACCTTTTGATGGAGGTTTCGTAATAGACCACGTTAAAGATTCCAACGGTAAACCTTTAAAATATACGATCAACCAAACGATGATGCGTATTGATATTGCGCAACCATTAAAGAGTAAAGAACAAATTTCATTTTCTATTAAATGGAACTACAATATACCTGACCATACCGTTAATAGGGCACGTTCGGGGTACGAATATTTTCCTGAAGATGGCAACCGTGCCTATGTGATTGCACAGTTCTTTCCAAGAATGGCAGTTTATAGCGATGTAGAAGGTTGGCAAAATCATCAGTTCTGGGGTAGTGGCGAATTTGCGCTTCCATTCGGTGATTACGAAGTGAACATAACAGTACCCGATGATCATGTGCTCGATGCGACCGGAGTACTCCAAAACCGGAAAGAAGTTTTTTCAAAGGAAATGATGAATCGTTATGAAAAAGCGAAAAAGTCTTACGACAAGCCGGTATTGATCGTTACCCAAGAAGAGGCCGAAGCAGCTGAGAAGAATGTTTCAGAGAAGAAGAAAACTTGGAAGTTTAAAGCTAAGAATGTACGTGATTACGGTTTTGCCACTTCGCGTAAGTTTATTTGGGATATGCAAGTTGTTAAATTGGGCAATCGCGATGTAATGGCTATTTCAATGTACCCAAAAGAAGGTAATCCGCTTTGGGAAGAGTATTCGACCAAGGCAGTGGCGCACACGCTGAAGTCTTATTCTGCACATACCTTTGATTATCCTTATCCTAAGGCAATTTCCGTTCATGCAAAGAACCAGGGTATGGAGTACCCGATGATATGCTGGAACTACGGTAGACCTAATGAAGATGGTTCGTATTCCGATCGTGTAAAATACGGTATGATCAGTGTAATCATCCACGAAGTGGGGCACAACTTCTTTCCGATGATCGTGAACTCAGATGAACGCCAGTGGGGTTGGATGGATGAAGGTCTAGATACCTTTATGCAGTTTGTGGCCGAACAAGAATTCGGTGAAATTTATCCGGAGGCTATCGAGCCCAATAGCAAATATCCATCGCGTAGGGGAGAACCCTCTAAAATCGTGCCTTATATGAGCGGTGACCAGAGTACTATCGCTCCCATCATGTCCAACCCTGAAAATGTTTATCAGCTAGGACCAAATGCCTACGGGAAGCCAGCTACGGCCTTGAATATTTTACGAGAAACGGTAATGGGAAGAGAACTTTTTGACCATGCCTTTAAGACGTATTCGCAAAGATGGAAATTCAAACACCCAACACCAGAAGATTTTTTCAGAACGATGGAAGACGCTTCTGCCGTTGACCTCGATTGGTATTGGAGAGGATGGTTCTACACTACGGATTATGTGGATATTGGCGTAAAGGGAATCAAAAAATACTACGTGACCGATAAGCCAAGTAAAAAAATGCAAGAATATATGGCTGCCCGTAACATTACGGAAGCTGAATTGCCTCCATTAGTTTATTTGGCAGAAGAAGGTAGTGAAGATGCCGACCCGAATTTAAAAGGAATGGCACCTACCGAAAGTTCTAAAACCTTGAAAGAGTTTATGATGGACAATCTGACCGAAACAGAGAGAGCTTCGGTAAAAGAACCCAAGTATTTTTATGAGGTTACCTTTGATAAACCAGGTGGTATTCCCATGCCGTTAATCGCTGAGTATACCTATGCTGATGGCACAACTAAAAATATTACTTACCCTGCAGAAATATGGCGAAAGAACGATAAAGAGGTAAGTGTTGTAATTTCCTCTCAAGTTGAGCTTACGGGTATAGTGGTAGACCCTAAAATGGAGACTGCCGATATAGACATAACCAATAATGCTTGGCCTTCAAAAGAAACCCCGTCAGAGTTTGATGAGATGAAGGAGAATATAAAGGGTGAATAA
- a CDS encoding sec-independent protein translocase protein TatA: MYLMQFLFISGGEIFFIMFIVVMVFGADKIPGIAKGLGSGMRQLKDATEDIKREIQKSADKQGIDTSFVDDIKNDINDVKENLTSGIGTDIKKEIDEVKKNVDDVTGTIKRN; encoded by the coding sequence ATGTATTTGATGCAATTTCTTTTTATTAGTGGTGGAGAGATATTCTTTATCATGTTTATAGTGGTCATGGTATTTGGTGCCGACAAGATCCCGGGTATTGCCAAAGGGCTTGGTAGCGGTATGCGCCAACTTAAGGATGCAACCGAAGATATCAAGCGTGAAATTCAAAAAAGTGCTGATAAGCAAGGTATAGATACCAGCTTTGTCGATGATATCAAGAACGATATCAATGACGTAAAAGAGAACCTGACTTCAGGTATTGGTACTGATATTAAAAAAGAGATCGACGAGGTAAAGAAGAACGTCGATGACGTTACGGGAACCATCAAAAGAAACTAG
- a CDS encoding undecaprenyl-diphosphatase, which produces MLEKILKKILKWDSDTFVYLNNLGIEDYDVFWTTVTNFNTWIPLFILFIVLIFIKYPKREAFFVIGTILVMALFVNTITDLTKYSVARLRPNNDEEINTLIRILKTPTTYSFFSGHSSSSFSITTLVVLFLKNRFKWSWLFYIWPIIFVMSRIFVGVHFPVDIIVGSTVGVLSAIFFYMLYTRFIAPSLGLGHP; this is translated from the coding sequence TTGCTCGAAAAGATTCTTAAAAAGATTCTTAAATGGGACAGTGATACTTTTGTCTATCTCAATAACCTCGGCATAGAGGATTATGATGTTTTCTGGACTACCGTAACCAACTTCAATACTTGGATTCCCCTTTTTATTCTATTTATCGTATTGATTTTTATAAAGTACCCGAAGCGGGAAGCTTTCTTTGTAATCGGTACCATATTGGTGATGGCACTCTTCGTAAATACGATTACCGATCTCACTAAATATTCTGTTGCACGCTTGCGACCCAATAATGATGAGGAAATTAATACCCTTATTCGAATCTTAAAGACCCCAACGACCTATAGCTTTTTCTCTGGGCATTCCTCTAGTTCTTTCTCTATTACGACCTTAGTGGTGTTGTTTCTGAAAAACCGATTTAAGTGGAGCTGGTTATTTTATATATGGCCTATAATTTTTGTAATGAGCAGAATCTTTGTCGGGGTTCATTTTCCGGTAGATATTATTGTAGGTAGTACGGTGGGTGTTCTTTCGGCCAT